A single window of Senegalia massiliensis DNA harbors:
- the plsY gene encoding glycerol-3-phosphate 1-O-acyltransferase PlsY, with protein MIDILLVALIAYAIGNFSTSYILGKLIKRTDIRTKGSGNAGATNALRVFGKKFAIITFIFDALKGVIAVIIGEMLLGDTGGLIAGLFAVIGHDFPIVLKFKGGKGIATTIGAATFIHPIPALIAIIIGIIIIIKTRYVSLGSVSAISLVPFIGLIIIRPFNLEYILFLTALALLAIIRHKSNIKRLLNGCESKIGQKAK; from the coding sequence TTGATAGATATCCTTTTAGTAGCCCTAATAGCATATGCAATTGGTAATTTTTCCACATCTTATATTTTAGGTAAATTAATTAAAAGAACTGATATTAGAACAAAAGGTAGTGGAAATGCTGGGGCTACAAATGCTTTAAGGGTTTTTGGTAAAAAGTTTGCCATTATAACTTTTATTTTTGATGCTCTAAAAGGAGTTATAGCAGTTATAATAGGTGAAATGCTACTTGGAGATACTGGAGGACTAATAGCAGGATTATTTGCAGTAATAGGACATGATTTTCCTATTGTACTTAAATTCAAAGGTGGTAAAGGAATTGCAACAACAATTGGTGCTGCAACTTTTATACATCCTATACCTGCTTTAATTGCAATAATAATAGGAATAATAATAATAATAAAAACTAGATATGTATCTCTTGGTTCTGTTTCTGCTATATCATTAGTACCTTTTATAGGATTAATTATAATACGGCCCTTTAATTTAGAATATATTTTATTCTTGACAGCATTAGCATTATTAGCGATAATTAGACATAAATCTAATATAAAAAGACTACTAAATGGATGTGAATCCAAAATAGGACAAAAAGCAAAATAG
- a CDS encoding NAD(P)H-dependent glycerol-3-phosphate dehydrogenase, producing MSQSIGVLGGGSWGTALSILLAKKGVEVDLWVRNEEKALQMNESRENIQYLPGVILPNNINITSSIDKTIKDKDILLLAVPTQAVRNTIEKIKHDIKPGQIIVNVAKGIEVGTLYRISEIVEELVPNSKYAVLSGPSHAEEVAKDIPTAIVVASKYEDVGLYVQEFFMTPKFRVYTNEDVIGVELGGALKNVIALGAGISDGLGYGDNTKAALMNRGIIEIARLGEKMGANSMTFAGLSGIGDLIVTCTSMHSRNRRAGIKIGEGHSMEEASRIVGMVVEGIKTSKSAYSLAKKLDVEMPIINAIYEVLYKGKDVKNSVINLMLRDKTHEVEM from the coding sequence ATGAGTCAAAGTATAGGTGTATTAGGAGGCGGAAGTTGGGGTACTGCTCTTAGTATATTGTTAGCTAAAAAAGGTGTAGAAGTTGATTTATGGGTTAGAAATGAAGAAAAAGCTTTACAAATGAATGAGTCTAGAGAAAATATTCAGTATTTACCTGGAGTAATTCTTCCTAATAATATAAATATAACTTCTAGTATTGATAAAACAATAAAAGATAAAGATATTTTATTATTAGCAGTACCAACTCAAGCAGTTAGAAATACTATTGAAAAAATAAAACATGATATAAAACCTGGTCAAATAATAGTTAATGTGGCAAAAGGTATAGAGGTAGGTACACTTTATAGAATTTCAGAAATTGTTGAAGAATTAGTACCTAATTCTAAATATGCTGTATTATCAGGACCATCTCATGCAGAAGAAGTTGCAAAAGACATTCCTACTGCTATAGTAGTAGCTTCTAAATATGAAGATGTAGGATTATATGTACAAGAATTTTTTATGACTCCTAAATTTAGGGTGTATACAAATGAAGATGTTATAGGTGTAGAACTTGGCGGAGCTCTTAAAAATGTAATAGCACTTGGAGCAGGTATATCAGATGGGCTTGGATATGGAGACAATACTAAAGCTGCTCTTATGAATAGAGGAATAATCGAAATAGCAAGACTTGGTGAAAAAATGGGAGCAAATTCTATGACTTTTGCTGGACTTTCTGGAATTGGCGATTTAATAGTAACTTGCACAAGTATGCATAGTAGGAATAGAAGGGCTGGTATAAAAATTGGAGAAGGTCATTCAATGGAAGAAGCAAGTCGTATAGTTGGAATGGTAGTTGAAGGTATTAAAACTTCTAAATCAGCATATAGTTTAGCAAAGAAACTAGATGTTGAAATGCCTATAATAAATGCAATATATGAAGTTTTATATAAAGGAAAAGATGTAAAAAATTCTGTAATAAATTTAATGCTTAGAGATAAAACTCATGAAGTAGAGATGTAG
- the spoIVA gene encoding stage IV sporulation protein A → MDKFNIYKEISERTDGDIYIGVVGPVRTGKSTFIKKFMDKLVIPNIESQHRKERAKDELPQSGAGKTITTTEPKFVPSEAVDLVLDDNIKFKVRMVDCVGYLVDGVLGHEENNMPRMVTTPWYQKEIPFAEAAEIGTRKVITDHSTIGVVVTTDGSFTEIDRSSYIASEERVVKELQELDKPFVILLNSKHPTLDSTVALKENLEEKYNVPVIAVDCMNLEIEDITSTLNKVLLEFPIQEINIDLPGWVDGLSTKHSLKKQIIDTVIENTSGIHKLSEINKAVENIFECETIEKTNINEINLGKGVVNIDLAVDDSIFYNVISESTGYDIKGEHQILNLITKLSQIKKEHDKIAQALEDVKQSGYGLVSPSIEELELLEPETFKEGHRFGVKLKANAPSLHLIRADIATEVSPIIGTEKQSEELVNYLLEEFENDPAKIWETNMFGKSLHDLVNEQLQTKINMMPIDARSKIQRTLQRIINKGSGGLICIII, encoded by the coding sequence GTGGATAAGTTCAATATATATAAAGAAATCTCTGAAAGAACAGATGGAGATATTTATATTGGAGTTGTAGGACCAGTAAGAACAGGCAAATCAACATTCATCAAAAAATTCATGGATAAGCTAGTAATTCCAAACATAGAAAGTCAACATAGAAAAGAAAGGGCAAAAGATGAACTTCCTCAATCTGGCGCAGGGAAAACAATAACTACTACAGAACCTAAATTTGTACCAAGTGAAGCTGTAGATTTAGTTTTAGATGATAATATTAAATTTAAGGTAAGAATGGTTGACTGTGTAGGTTATTTAGTAGATGGTGTATTAGGTCATGAAGAGAATAATATGCCAAGAATGGTTACAACACCATGGTATCAAAAAGAAATACCTTTTGCAGAAGCTGCTGAGATAGGAACAAGAAAGGTAATAACTGATCATTCTACAATAGGCGTAGTTGTTACAACAGATGGATCATTTACAGAAATAGATAGGTCAAGTTATATTGCATCAGAGGAAAGAGTAGTTAAAGAACTTCAAGAATTAGATAAACCATTCGTTATACTTTTAAATTCTAAGCATCCAACACTTGATAGTACAGTGGCACTTAAAGAAAATTTAGAAGAAAAATATAATGTTCCTGTTATAGCTGTTGATTGTATGAATTTAGAAATAGAAGACATTACATCTACTCTAAACAAAGTATTGTTAGAATTTCCAATTCAAGAAATAAATATTGATTTACCTGGTTGGGTAGATGGACTAAGTACTAAGCATTCTTTGAAGAAGCAAATTATTGATACTGTTATAGAAAACACTTCAGGAATACATAAATTAAGTGAAATAAATAAAGCAGTAGAAAATATATTTGAATGTGAAACAATTGAAAAAACTAATATTAATGAAATAAATTTAGGAAAAGGAGTAGTTAATATAGATTTAGCTGTAGATGATAGTATATTCTATAATGTAATAAGTGAATCTACAGGATATGATATAAAAGGAGAACATCAAATATTAAATCTAATAACAAAACTTTCGCAAATTAAAAAAGAACATGATAAAATAGCACAGGCTTTAGAAGATGTAAAGCAAAGTGGTTATGGATTAGTATCTCCTAGTATAGAAGAATTAGAGCTTTTAGAACCAGAAACATTTAAAGAAGGTCATAGATTTGGTGTTAAATTAAAAGCAAATGCTCCTTCACTACATCTTATAAGAGCAGATATTGCTACAGAGGTATCACCTATAATTGGTACAGAAAAACAAAGTGAAGAATTGGTAAATTATTTATTAGAAGAATTTGAAAATGATCCAGCAAAAATTTGGGAAACAAATATGTTTGGAAAATCTCTACATGATTTAGTAAATGAACAATTACAAACTAAAATTAATATGATGCCAATTGATGCTAGAAGTAAAATACAAAGAACACTACAAAGAATAATAAATAAAGGTAGTGGTGGGTTAATTTGCATTATCATATAA